A genome region from Carya illinoinensis cultivar Pawnee chromosome 2, C.illinoinensisPawnee_v1, whole genome shotgun sequence includes the following:
- the LOC122300256 gene encoding serine hydroxymethyltransferase 4-like yields the protein MDPVNEWGNTPLQTVDPEIHDLIEKEKRRQCRGIELIASENFTSFAVIEALGSALTNKYSEGMPGNRYYGGNEFIDEIENLCRSRALQAFHLDPTGWGVNVQPYSGSPANFAAYTAVLQPHDRIMGLDLPSGGHLTHGYYTSGGKKISATSIYFESLPYKVNSTTGYIDYDKLEEKALDFRPRLIICGGSAYPRDWDYARFRSVADKCGALLLCDMAHISGLVAAQEAANPFEYCDIVTTTTHKSLRGPRAGMIFYRKGPKAAKKGQPEGAVYDFEDKINFAVFPSLQGGPHNHQIGALAVALKQAMSPAFKAYARQVKANAVALGNYLMSKGYKLVTSGTENHLVLWDLRPLGLTGNKVEKLCDLCNITVNKNAVFGDSSALSPGGVRIGTPAMTSRGLVEKDFEQIGEFLHRSVTITLNIQKEFGKLLKDFNKGLVNNKDIENLKVDVEKFSSSFDMPGFLVSEMKYRD from the exons atGGATCCCGTCAACGAATGGGGAAACACACCCCTCCAAACCGTGGACCCAGAAATCCATGACCTCATAGAGAAGGAGAAGCGCCGGCAATGCCGCGGCATTGAACTAATTGCCTCGGAGAACTTCACCTCCTTTGCTGTCATCGAGGCCCTGGGCAGCGCCTTGACCAATAAGTACTCCGAGGGCATGCCCGGGAACAGGTACTACGGTGGGAACGAGTTCATTGACGAGATCGAGAATCTCTGCAGGTCTCGTGCCCTCCAGGCCTTCCACCTCGACCCCACCGGCTGGGGCGTCAATGTCCAGCCCTACTCCGGCTCCCCTGCTAACTTCGCTGCCTACACAGCCGTTCTCCAACCCCATGACCGCATCATGGGTTTGGATCTTCCCTCTGGCGGTCACCTCACCCACGGCTACTACACCTCCGGAGGAAAGAAGATCTCTGCCACCTCGATTTACTTCGAGAGTCTTCCCTATAAGGTGAATTCCACCACTGGGTATATTGACTACGATAAGTTGGAGGAGAAAGCCTTGGATTTCAGGCCCAGGCTGATCATTTGCGGTGGGAGTGCGTATCCCAGGGACTGGGATTACGCCAGGTTCCGCTCTGTTGCCGATAAGTGCGGCGCGCTCTTGCTTTGTGACATGGCTCACATTAGTGGCCTTGTTGCTGCTCAG GAAGCTGCAAATCCCTTTGAATACTGTGACATAGTCACGACCACAACTCACAAGAGCTTGAGGGGTCCTAGGGCTGGCATGATCTTCTACAGGAAGGGCCCTAAAGCAGCCAAGAAGGGCCAGCCAGAGGGTGCAGTTTACGACTTTGAAGACAAGATCAACTTTGCTGTTTTCCCCTCCCTTCAGGGTGGTCCTCACAATCACCAGATTGGTGCCCTGGCTGTTGCTCTGAAACAGGCCATGTCGCCTGCGTTCAAGGCCTATGCCAGACAAGTCAAGGCCAATGCAGTTGCCCTTGGAAACTACCTGATGAGCAAGGGATACAAGCTTGTCACTAGTGGAACTGAGAACCACCTTGTCCTGTGGGATCTTCGGCCTCTTGGGTTGACTG GCAATAAGGTTGAGAAGCTTTGTGACCTGTGCAATATTACTGTGAACAAGAATGCTGTGTTTGGTGACAGTAGTGCCTTGTCTCCTGGAGGAGTACGGATTG GCACCCCAGCCATGACTTCAAGAGGGTTGGTTGAGAAGGACTTTGAACAGATAGGAGAGTTCCTTCATCGCTCCGTGACAATCACCTTGAACATCCAAAAAGAGTTTGGAAAGCTATTGAAGGACTTCAACAAGGGCCTGGTGAACAACAAGGACATTGAGAATCTCAAGGTCGATGTCGAGAAGTTCTCATCCTCTTTTGACATGCCTGGATTCCTGGTGTCTGAGATGAAGTACAGGGATTAG
- the LOC122300258 gene encoding serine hydroxymethyltransferase 4-like — translation MDPVNEWGNTPLQTVDPEIHDLIEKEKRRQCRGIELIASENFTSFAVIEALGSALTCSEGMPGNEFIDEIENLCRSRALQAFHLDPTGWGVNVQPYSGSPANFAAYTAVLQPHDRIMGLDLPSGGHLTHGYYTSGGKKISATSIYFESLPYKVNSTTGYIDYDKLEEKALDFRPRLIICGGSAYPRDWDYARFRSVADKCGALLLCDMAHISGLVAAQEAANPFEYCDIVTTTTHKSLRGPRAGMIFYRKGPKPAKKGQPEDAVYDFEDKINFAVFPSLQGGPHNHQIGALAVALKQAMSPGFKAYAKQVKANAVALGNYLMSKGYKLVTGGTENHLVLWDLQPLGLTGNKVEKLCDLCNITVNKNAVFGDSSALSPGGVRIGTPAMTSRGLVEKDFEQIGEFLHHAVTITLNIQKEFGKLLKDFNKGLVNNKDIENLKVDVEKFSSSFDMPGFLVSEMKYQD, via the exons atggATCCCGTTAACGAATGGGGAAACACACCCCTCCAAACCGTGGACCCAGAAATCCATGACCTCATAGAGAAGGAGAAGCGCCGGCAATGCCGCGGCATTGAACTAATTGCGTCGGAGAACTTCACCTCCTTCGCCGTCATCGAGGCCCTGGGCAGCGCCTTGACGTGCTCCGAGGGCATGCCCGGGAACGAGTTCATTGACGAGATCGAGAATCTCTGCAGGTCTCGTGCCCTCCAGGCCTTCCACCTCGACCCCACTGGCTGGGGCGTCAATGTCCAGCCCTACTCCGGTTCCCCTGCTAACTTCGCCGCCTACACAGCCGTTCTCCAACCCCATGACCGCATCATGGGTTTGGATCTTCCCTCTGGCGGTCACCTCACCCACGGCTACTACACCTCCGGAGGAAAGAAGATCTCTGCCACCTCGATTTACTTCGAGAGTCTTCCCTATAAGGTGAATTCCACCACTGGGTATATTGACTACGATAAGTTGGAGGAGAAGGCCTTGGATTTCAGGCCCAGGCTGATCATTTGTGGTGGGAGTGCGTATCCCAGGGACTGGGATTACGCCAGGTTCCGCTCTGTTGCCGATAAGTGCGGCGCGCTCTTGCTTTGTGACATGGCTCATATTAGTGGCCTTGTTGCTGCTCAG GAAGCTGCTAATCCCTTTGAATACTGTGACATAGTCACGACCACAACTCACAAAAGCTTGAGGGGTCCTAGGGCTGGTATGATCTTCTACAGGAAGGGCCCTAAACCAGCCAAGAAGGGCCAGCCAGAGGATGCAGTTTACGACTTTGAAGACAAGATCAACTTTGCTGTTTTCCCCTCCCTTCAGGGTGGTCCTCACAATCACCAGATTGGAGCCCTGGCTGTTGCTCTGAAACAGGCCATGTCACCTGGGTTCAAGGCCTATGCCAAACAAGTCAAGGCCAATGCAGTTGCACTTGGAAACTACCTGATGAGCAAGGGATACAAGCTTGTCACTGGTGGAACTGAGAACCACCTTGTACTGTGGGATCTTCAGCCTCTTGGGTTGACTG GCAATAAGGTTGAGAAGCTTTGTGACCTGTGCAATATTACTGTGAACAAGAATGCTGTTTTTGGTGACAGTAGTGCCTTGTCTCCTGGAGGAGTACGGATTG GTACCCCAGCCATGACTTCAAGAGGGTTGGTTGAGAAGGACTTTGAACAGATAGGAGAGTTCCTTCATCACGCGGTGACAATCACCTTGAACATCCAAAAAGAGTTTGGAAAGCTATTGAAGGACTTCAACAAGGGCCTGGTGAACAACAAGGACATTGAGAATCTCAAGGTCGATGTCGAGAAGTTCTCATCCTCTTTTGACATGCCCGGATTCCTGGTGTCTGAGATGAAGTACCAGGATTAG